TTAGTGAAATCAACGAGTTGCTGAAAGTCATCTTCAGTCTCACCAGGAAAACCCACCATCAAAGTTGTACGGATATGTATTCCTGGAACTTCCTTACGCAAACGTTCGATTAGAGCCATTGTTTCAGCCTTTGAAACATTGCGACGCATACGAGTCAACATATGATCAGAAATATGCTGTAATGCGATATCAAGATAGTTACACACATTTTTCTTCTCACGCATTACGCGTAACAAATCCCAAGGGAAATGGGTAGGATAAGCGTAATGCAAGCGAATCCACTCTACTCCTTTAATATCGGCCATTCGCTCTACCAACTCAGCAATACGTTGCTCGCCATAGAGGTCTACGCCATAGTAAGTCAGTTCTTGTGCGATGACTTGGAATTCCTTCACGCCTTTTTCTACGAGAAAACGGACTTCATCAAGTATCTCATCCATAGGACGACTCTGATGCTTACCTGTGATAATAGGAATAGCACAATAAGCACAATGACGGTCACAACCTTCGCTAATTTTCAAATATGCGTAATGTGAGGGGGTGGTAATGTGGCGTAAGTATTGATTATTATCAGAGATTTGATTCTCTTGCAAATCATTCAAGAGTTGCTTATAGTTAAACTTACCATACCAGCCATCTACCTCTGGAATTTCCTTTTCCAGATCAGCTAAATAGCGTTCTGACAAACATCCCATCACATAGAGCTTTTCTATTCTACCTTCTTCCTTAGCTTGAGCAAACTCTAAGATGATGTTAATACTCTCCTCTTTAGCATCAGCAATAAACCCGCAGGTATTTACTACCACAATCTCTCCGTCGGGGTTTTCACTATCATGGGTACAAGTATATCCATTAGCTTCAAACAATCCCATCAATTGCTCAGAATCAACAAGATTCTTTGAACATCCCATGGTAATAATGTCCACTTTTTTCCGATTCATGCTAAAAAGATTTATATTCCTTGAAACAGAGAATCAACAAACTGTCTTCTATCAAACAACTGAAGATCTTCCATACCTTCACCCAAGCCAATATATTTCACGGGAACTTTCAGTTGATCAGAAATACCGATGACCACTCCACCTTTAGCTGTTCCATCAAGTTTTGTAATAGCCAACGATGTAATCTGCGTAACAGCCGAAAACTGTTTTGCCTGTTCAAAAGCATTTTGACCGGTAGAGCCGTCCAGCACTAACATTACTTCGTCAGGAGCCTCAGGAAGCACTTTCTTCATCACTTCCTTAATTTTTTTCAGCTCATTCATCAAACCTACTTTATTATGCAAGCGACCAGCTGTGTCTATAATGACCACATCAGCCCCATTGGCCTTAGCACTCTGAAGGGTATCAAAAGCCACTGAGGCAGGATCACTTCCCATTTGCTGCTTAATAACAGGAACGCCTACACGTTCGCCCCAAATGCATATTTGTTCAACAGCTGCAGCACGGAAAGTATCCGCTGCGCCTAAATACACCTTTTTCCCAGCTTGCTTAAATTGGTAAGCCAGTTTACCGATTGTAGTGGTCTTTCCCACTCCATTCACGCCGACTACCAAAATAACGTAGGGGGAGTGATCAGATGGTAAATCCCAATTAATATTATCTTCTGTATGATTTTCAGCCAGTAGCGACGATATTTCATCACGTAAAATGCTATTCAACTCCGATGTTGATACATACTTATCGCGCGCTACTCGTTCTTCAATACGCTGAATAATCTTTAGCGTAGTATCAACACCTACATCAGAAGTTATCAAAACTTCCTCCAGGTTATCAAGCACATCGTCATCCACCTTAGATTTGCCGGCCACAGCACGAGCTATCTTGTCGAAAACCGATGTTTTGGTCTTCTCAAGCCCTTTATCCAAGGTTTCTTTTTTCTTACTACTAAATAATCCGAACAAACCCATATAGCTATATTTATAATGTGCAAAGGTAACAAAAAAAGACTGCAATCCAAAAGATTGCAGTCCCAATTTATAAGTATTTAATACTATTCTTAAAGCTTAGTTCTTAAAAAAGTCCTTAACGTCCTCATTAGGAACCATTTGCTCATCAAAGATGTAAGCGCCTGTTTTAGGACTGCGAACCATCTTGATTACCTTTGAGTAAGCGCGACCATCCTTCGAACCTTCGTGGAGGGTAGCAACGGTTTTCTTTGCCATGTGTTAGTTACCTTTCTTACTTAATCTCCTTATGAAGAGTCATCTTCTTAAGGATAGGATTATACTTCATCAACTCCATGCGCTCAGGCGTATTCTTACGATTCTTGGTCGTAACATAACGGCTGGTGCCAGGAAGTCCACTATTCTTCATCTCGGTGCACTCCAGAACAACCTGGACTCGGTTACCCTTTGCTTTCTTGCTTGCCATGGTCTTAGTCTCCTATAACTTTAATGTCTTTCCAATCCACGAAGCCTTTGGCAACAGCCTGCTTCAAAGCGGCGTCCAGACCAACTTTATTAATCATGCGAAGACCAGCGGCGCTAATCTTCAACTGAATCCAGCAATCCTCCTCTACATAGTAGAATTTTTTGCTGAACAGGTTTACGTCAAAGCTTCTCTTAGTACGATGCTTTGAGTGAGACACATTATTACCAATCTGTGCCTTCTTTCCTGTGATTTGACAAACTTTAGACATTGCTATCTACTTTCTTTTTAAGTCTTTTAATACTTACTTACTCCAAACAGGGTGCAAAGGTAAGAAAAAGTTTTGAGTTTTAAGATTTAAGATTTGAGTTTTATCGGTATATTAATTATTTTTAACTACTCAATCTTGTTTCTTCTTTTTATCTAATTCAAAAAATAACAAAGAGTTACGCCTCTGTCACTTCCTCTACATCTTCCTGTTTCAGATAGTCACGGAATAACTGAATGGCTTTATTAGTTGCAATAGCCAGATTAATATCACGCCCATGATCTTCTTCCACCTTGAGAGTTACTACCCTCTGGGTATTACCACAAGCTAGCCAAATTGTGCCTACAGGAATATCTTTTGTACCACCACCAGGACCGGCAAAACCAGTTGCAGCAATAGCATAATCAGTATTAAGTGTTTTACATGCTCCTTTCACCATTTCAATGGCTACATCTTCACATACAGCAGTTTTCTCCTCCAAAAGATCGTGAGAAACGCCAAGAAGATTCTCTTTCACTTCGTTTACATAGCAGATAATGCCACCTTTAAAATATTTTGATGCGCCAGGAACAGCGATAATAGCCTCAGCTATACGACCACCCGTACAACTTTCTGCTGTTGACAGTGTTTTTTCTTTTTCCCACAGCAGTTCACTAATTTCTCTACTGATAATTTTGCTTTCAAAATCCATCTTTAATGCCCCCCAGAGTTAGGGGGTTGGGGGTCTGAACAAGCGTTTATCAGACCATTTATATGTTTGACTTTAGAAGTCTGCGCTTGTTCAGACTCCTGTCATCCCCTAACTTAGGGGATTAAGAAAACGTAACCTTTGAAAATGCCGGTGCATCTATCGCACAGAACTCCTTATCCAAATACTTATAATGACCTACGATTCCTATCATTGCAGCATTATCTGTAGTATAGCTGAACTTTGGAATATATATGGTCCACCCATAACGCTTAGCATGATCATGAAATGCATTACGAAGACCATTATTGGCACTTACGCCTCCTGCAACTGCCACATGTTTGATACCAGTCTGTTTAACAGCCAGTTTTAGTTTTTTCATAAGAATATCCACAATTGTCCATTCCAAAGAAGCAGCCAAGTCTTCCTTATGATGCTCAACAAAATCAGGATCGTCTTCAACCCACTTACGAAGATTATAAAGGAAAGATGTTTTCAAGCCAGAGAAGCTATAGTCAAGCCCTGGTATATGAGGCTCGGCAAACGAATAGGCTTTTGGATTTCCTTGACGAGCCAATCGGTCAATAATAGGGCCTCCAGGATAGCCTAACCCCATTACTTTCGAGCATTTATCAATAGCCTCACCTGCAGCATCATCAATTGTTTGACCGAGTACTTCCATGTCATTATAAGCCCGTACCAATACAATCTGCGAATTGCCACCCGAGACGAGAAGACAAAGGAAGGGAAAGGGTGGTGGATTAAAATCGCCTTCACCACCATCAATAAAATGAGCCATCACATGGCCTTGCAAGTGGTTTACATCAATCAGGGGAATACCCAGCGAACGGGCAAATCCTTTAGCAAAGTTTACGCCGACCAACAAAGATCCCATCAGACCTGGTCCTCGTGTAAATGCGACAGCCGACAAATCTTCTTTTGAGATTCCAGCGCGTTTTATTGCCTGATCTACAACGGGAACAACATTTTGTTGATGTGCTCTCGATGCCAATTCAGGTACCACTCCGCCATAAGCCTCATGTACAGCCTGTGAAGCTGTTACATTCGAAAGCAGAACACCATTCTTCAGCACAGCGGCCGAAGTATCATCACAACTCGACTCAATACCAAGTATGTATATATTCTCTTGCATTTCCTTAATATGTCAGCACTTCAACACCATGTTCGGTCATTACCAGCGTATGCTCCCATTGTGCAGAAGGAAGTTCATCTTGCGAAATAACCTCCCATCCATAAGGATCATCTGCATCTATAAACACTTTCCACGTACCCATATTAATCATTGGTTCTATGGTAAACACCATACCAGGAACAAGCAACATACCAGTTCCGCGATGGCCGTAGTGATCGACATCAGGTTCCTCATGGAATTTCAGTCCCACCCCATGACCAGCAAGGTCGCGCACAATACCATATCCATATTTTTTGCAATGCTTCTCAATAGCATGACCAATATCGCCTACAAATCCATAAGGCTTGGCTGCTTCCATACCTATCTCAAGGCACTCTTTTGCAACGCGAACAAGTTGTTCTTTCTCTGGAGTTGTCTTTCCCATGATAAACATACGCGATGCATCTGCATAATAGCCATCAAGAATTGTGGTAAAGTCAACATTGATGATATCGCCTTCCTGCAACACATCTTCTTCTTTGGGAATACCGTGACACACCACTTCGTTGATACTGGTACACACACTCATCGGGAAGCCCTCATAGTTCAAACAAGCTGGTATGGCATTGTGCTCTTCGCAGTACTTTCGACAAATCTGGTCAATCTCTAATGTTGACATACCGATATGGATTTGTTTGGCTACTTCATCCAAAACCCCGGTATTCACTACGCCAGCCCGACGAATACCTTCTATCTGTTCAGGAGTTTTAATCAGTTCACGAGTAGGTACAAGTTTTCCCTTTTCCTCCCAATACATTATCTGCTTATCCATCTCTGTAGGCTCCTGACCAGGCAGGCAATGCCAACGACGTTTTTTCCTTTGTTGCATGTTTTATTCTTGAAAACGTATTCTTTTAAAACGCTGCAAAGTTACAAATAAAATATGAATGCGAGATGGAAATAGTAGAATAATTATTCTTTTTTGGCTCGTAGTCTCACCACAAGAGGCAAATGATCACTTACCCCCGTTTTTCTATATTCCCGTCCATAAAAAGAACGATGTGGTCGCACCCCACCATATCTAGGTTCCTCTTCAAGCAGAAAAGATTCATCGTTTATATATGCGGTATCGACAGTATTCACTAACGATGGAGAAAGAAGGATATGGTCAAGTGAATGCCATTCTCCTTGATATCGATACGTACCTCCTACCCCATTCCTACCTTGTAGTGACTTAGTAACATTTTCCAGTCCTTGTTTTTCCAATAGCTGAAGAGCTGGGCTGTCACCATAATCATTAAAATCGCCAGCCACAATCACATGAGCCCCTTTAAGATTACCAACGGCCTGTCTTATCACCTGTGCCACATTCATACGATATGGACGTGACACTTTCTCACCTCCTTGCCGGCTGGGTGCATGCACAACAAAAATATGCAAGGTATCAAAACCAAGAGTCAGTCCTTTTACATATAATATATCGCGCGTAGGGCGCATACCTTTTATTAATGGTATTTTCAGATAGTCATAGCACAGAGGACGGAAACTGGCTGGCTGATAAAGCAAGGCCACGTCAATACCTCGCAAATCATCAGATTTTGTCATCATATACTCATAGCCCAAAGTACGGAGCAAAGAACGTCGCGTCAAATCATGCAAAGCAGTATCGTTCTCTACTTCACATAAAGCGACAAAATCAGGCAATTCCCTCGAACATGAGAGAATTGCCTGAGCAATATTATTTTGTTTGCGCCAATAGCGTGTTGGAGTCCACCTTCTGTTACCTTCAGGAAGAAACTCCTGATCCTGTTTCAAAGAGTCGTGCCGACAATCAAACAAGTTTTCGCAATTCAATTCAACGAATGTAAGAAACGACACGAGCAACAAGGAGAATACCGACATCCCTCACTTATCTATATGGCATCATTCTTACTAGCAGACTTTTTCCAGTCGCTTCATCATAGCAAACATGAAGAGGGCTGCCACCAGACAAACGCTTGCGAATACGCCCCAAACAGCCCACAAGGGGAGGTCACCCCAAAGGATACCGCCGACCATTACCAACTGATTACCGATTGCTGTAGAAACGAACCATCCGCCCATCATCATGCCTTTATACTTAGGAGGAGCAACCTTCGACACGAACGAGATGCCCATTGGCGAAAGCAGCAACTCACCAAAAGTCAAAATCAAGTAAGTGGTGATCAACCAGTATGAAGATACACGAGGAGCAGCTTCGCCCAACGCAGCCTGCTCATTAGGAGAAGGAAGGGTAAGTGAAGCATAGAGCATCAGACAGAAAGCCACTGCAGCCACAATCATACCATAAGCGATTTTACGAGGAGCCTTAGGTTCTTTATTATTGGCAGCCAGCCAACCGAAAAGAGCCAAAGACACAGGAGTCAGCGCAACCACATAAAACGGGTTGAACTGTTGGAAAATAGGCGCTTTCACTTCTACCACCTCACCATCCAGCATACCATA
The sequence above is a segment of the Prevotella sp. E9-3 genome. Coding sequences within it:
- the rpmG gene encoding 50S ribosomal protein L33, with protein sequence MASKKAKGNRVQVVLECTEMKNSGLPGTSRYVTTKNRKNTPERMELMKYNPILKKMTLHKEIK
- a CDS encoding CinA family protein — its product is MDFESKIISREISELLWEKEKTLSTAESCTGGRIAEAIIAVPGASKYFKGGIICYVNEVKENLLGVSHDLLEEKTAVCEDVAIEMVKGACKTLNTDYAIAATGFAGPGGGTKDIPVGTIWLACGNTQRVVTLKVEEDHGRDINLAIATNKAIQLFRDYLKQEDVEEVTEA
- the ftsY gene encoding signal recognition particle-docking protein FtsY codes for the protein MGLFGLFSSKKKETLDKGLEKTKTSVFDKIARAVAGKSKVDDDVLDNLEEVLITSDVGVDTTLKIIQRIEERVARDKYVSTSELNSILRDEISSLLAENHTEDNINWDLPSDHSPYVILVVGVNGVGKTTTIGKLAYQFKQAGKKVYLGAADTFRAAAVEQICIWGERVGVPVIKQQMGSDPASVAFDTLQSAKANGADVVIIDTAGRLHNKVGLMNELKKIKEVMKKVLPEAPDEVMLVLDGSTGQNAFEQAKQFSAVTQITSLAITKLDGTAKGGVVIGISDQLKVPVKYIGLGEGMEDLQLFDRRQFVDSLFQGI
- the rpmB gene encoding 50S ribosomal protein L28, which produces MSKVCQITGKKAQIGNNVSHSKHRTKRSFDVNLFSKKFYYVEEDCWIQLKISAAGLRMINKVGLDAALKQAVAKGFVDWKDIKVIGD
- the tsaD gene encoding tRNA (adenosine(37)-N6)-threonylcarbamoyltransferase complex transferase subunit TsaD produces the protein MQENIYILGIESSCDDTSAAVLKNGVLLSNVTASQAVHEAYGGVVPELASRAHQQNVVPVVDQAIKRAGISKEDLSAVAFTRGPGLMGSLLVGVNFAKGFARSLGIPLIDVNHLQGHVMAHFIDGGEGDFNPPPFPFLCLLVSGGNSQIVLVRAYNDMEVLGQTIDDAAGEAIDKCSKVMGLGYPGGPIIDRLARQGNPKAYSFAEPHIPGLDYSFSGLKTSFLYNLRKWVEDDPDFVEHHKEDLAASLEWTIVDILMKKLKLAVKQTGIKHVAVAGGVSANNGLRNAFHDHAKRYGWTIYIPKFSYTTDNAAMIGIVGHYKYLDKEFCAIDAPAFSKVTFS
- a CDS encoding DUF4295 domain-containing protein, with protein sequence MAKKTVATLHEGSKDGRAYSKVIKMVRSPKTGAYIFDEQMVPNEDVKDFFKN
- the map gene encoding type I methionyl aminopeptidase encodes the protein MQQRKKRRWHCLPGQEPTEMDKQIMYWEEKGKLVPTRELIKTPEQIEGIRRAGVVNTGVLDEVAKQIHIGMSTLEIDQICRKYCEEHNAIPACLNYEGFPMSVCTSINEVVCHGIPKEEDVLQEGDIINVDFTTILDGYYADASRMFIMGKTTPEKEQLVRVAKECLEIGMEAAKPYGFVGDIGHAIEKHCKKYGYGIVRDLAGHGVGLKFHEEPDVDHYGHRGTGMLLVPGMVFTIEPMINMGTWKVFIDADDPYGWEVISQDELPSAQWEHTLVMTEHGVEVLTY
- a CDS encoding endonuclease/exonuclease/phosphatase family protein, giving the protein MSVFSLLLVSFLTFVELNCENLFDCRHDSLKQDQEFLPEGNRRWTPTRYWRKQNNIAQAILSCSRELPDFVALCEVENDTALHDLTRRSLLRTLGYEYMMTKSDDLRGIDVALLYQPASFRPLCYDYLKIPLIKGMRPTRDILYVKGLTLGFDTLHIFVVHAPSRQGGEKVSRPYRMNVAQVIRQAVGNLKGAHVIVAGDFNDYGDSPALQLLEKQGLENVTKSLQGRNGVGGTYRYQGEWHSLDHILLSPSLVNTVDTAYINDESFLLEEEPRYGGVRPHRSFYGREYRKTGVSDHLPLVVRLRAKKE
- the rimO gene encoding 30S ribosomal protein S12 methylthiotransferase RimO, with the protein product MNRKKVDIITMGCSKNLVDSEQLMGLFEANGYTCTHDSENPDGEIVVVNTCGFIADAKEESINIILEFAQAKEEGRIEKLYVMGCLSERYLADLEKEIPEVDGWYGKFNYKQLLNDLQENQISDNNQYLRHITTPSHYAYLKISEGCDRHCAYCAIPIITGKHQSRPMDEILDEVRFLVEKGVKEFQVIAQELTYYGVDLYGEQRIAELVERMADIKGVEWIRLHYAYPTHFPWDLLRVMREKKNVCNYLDIALQHISDHMLTRMRRNVSKAETMALIERLRKEVPGIHIRTTLMVGFPGETEDDFQQLVDFTKWARFERMGAFAYSEEDGTYSANHYEDDVPDDVKQQRLDRLMRVQQNISAELEAEKVGQVLRVIIDRLEGDYFVGRTEYCSPEVDPEVLIRAEKPLEIGSFYKVKITDSEEFDLYGIVVEKEM